One genomic region from Phycisphaeraceae bacterium encodes:
- a CDS encoding YihY/virulence factor BrkB family protein, whose protein sequence is MPPKTPPRRKPSLLARITHEREELQRAVEVMRDALRGLYRTQIPRMAAALAYRTIFGIVPTCVILLVVFGAIVSDTDIERGLGNILEYTKLNELVVDIAEENDTSFNFSFDFGQMPISTPGDVPSDAESSGERLEAWISELVTRIRSVPKKTIGFISAMILVYAAIGMLVEVERAFNHVFRCVTGRSWWTRVTLYWTMLTLGMLLLAATFIVGNRFRAWVIDVDTEGAFGWLRVNVLGFLATVAISATLLTIAYMRIPNTRVHLRPALIGAIVAAILWEAGKWGFTHYIAFSTNYARLYGSLALIPIFLLWVYVTWLTVLFGLQVAYAMQIVGTNGGRPQRSEDTGPLVAEPRLILTIASAIVQDFERGEPVTIGHVAETSGVPEPLAAIMVRALHEGGYLHEVAGDHDEPVYALSRSPSAIQCRDLVKSAMALVPYTSTGPLSAMRDAELAAFGDTTLDKFQEHSK, encoded by the coding sequence ATGCCCCCAAAGACACCACCCCGCCGCAAGCCCAGCCTCCTGGCGCGCATCACGCACGAGCGTGAGGAACTGCAACGGGCAGTGGAAGTCATGCGCGACGCCTTGCGAGGGCTCTATCGCACACAGATCCCGCGCATGGCCGCTGCGCTGGCGTATCGCACCATCTTCGGCATCGTTCCGACCTGCGTGATCCTGCTCGTGGTCTTTGGTGCAATCGTCTCAGATACCGACATCGAGCGCGGCCTGGGCAACATACTCGAATACACCAAGCTCAACGAACTCGTCGTCGATATCGCCGAAGAAAACGATACATCCTTCAACTTCTCGTTCGACTTTGGTCAGATGCCGATCTCCACCCCCGGCGACGTGCCAAGCGATGCTGAATCAAGCGGCGAACGCCTTGAAGCCTGGATCTCCGAGTTGGTGACACGCATCCGGTCCGTTCCCAAAAAGACCATCGGGTTCATCAGCGCGATGATACTTGTGTACGCTGCGATCGGCATGCTTGTCGAAGTCGAACGTGCGTTCAATCACGTTTTTCGGTGCGTGACGGGTCGATCGTGGTGGACGCGTGTCACGCTCTACTGGACCATGCTCACGCTGGGCATGTTGCTGCTGGCCGCGACATTCATCGTCGGCAATCGCTTCCGTGCGTGGGTGATCGACGTTGATACCGAAGGGGCATTCGGGTGGCTGCGCGTCAATGTGCTCGGGTTTCTTGCAACCGTTGCAATCAGTGCCACATTGCTGACCATCGCGTACATGCGCATTCCGAACACGCGCGTGCATCTTCGCCCAGCGCTCATCGGCGCGATCGTGGCTGCAATCCTGTGGGAGGCCGGCAAGTGGGGGTTCACGCACTACATCGCGTTCTCGACGAATTACGCGAGGCTCTATGGCTCCCTCGCCCTCATTCCGATCTTTCTTCTGTGGGTTTACGTCACCTGGCTCACCGTGCTCTTCGGGCTTCAGGTCGCGTACGCCATGCAGATCGTCGGAACCAATGGAGGCCGCCCTCAACGTTCGGAAGACACCGGCCCGCTCGTTGCCGAGCCCCGGCTCATTCTCACGATCGCCTCCGCCATCGTGCAGGACTTTGAGCGTGGTGAGCCCGTAACCATCGGGCACGTTGCAGAGACTTCGGGCGTGCCCGAGCCTCTGGCCGCCATCATGGTCCGCGCATTGCACGAGGGCGGCTATCTGCACGAAGTCGCGGGCGATCATGATGAACCGGTATACGCCCTTTCTCGCTCGCCCTCAGCGATCCAGTGCCGCGATCTGGTCAAGAGCGCAATGGCATTGGTGCCATACACATCGACCGGTCCGCTCAGCGCCATGCGAGATGCCGAACTCGCTGCCTTTGGGGACACAACGCTTGACAAATTTCAGGAACATTCCAAGTAA